A single window of Shewanella sp. Choline-02u-19 DNA harbors:
- the cmk gene encoding (d)CMP kinase — translation MLERAPVVTVDGPSGAGKGTISQLLAERLGYKLLDSGAIYRVLALAAIHHNVELDNEESLTLLAAHLDVQFITGNGSRGIKVVLEGEDVSITIRSQECSNAASKVAAFPRVREALLRRQRAFAETPGLIADGRDMGTVVFPTTPAKLFLTATAEERAQRRYNQLQDNGFDVKIDQLLSEIKERDDRDMNRSVAPLVPAEDALIIDTTDISIEDVLDMALTHIHKSFRVPA, via the coding sequence ATGTTAGAACGGGCTCCTGTTGTCACTGTTGACGGCCCTAGCGGTGCGGGAAAAGGTACTATTAGTCAATTGCTTGCCGAAAGGTTAGGCTACAAGCTATTAGATAGTGGTGCAATTTACCGCGTATTAGCATTGGCTGCTATTCATCACAACGTAGAACTTGATAATGAAGAATCATTAACGCTACTTGCAGCACATTTAGATGTGCAGTTCATTACTGGTAATGGAAGTAGAGGCATCAAAGTGGTACTCGAAGGCGAAGATGTATCCATTACGATACGTAGCCAAGAGTGCTCGAATGCGGCATCAAAAGTGGCTGCATTTCCACGTGTTAGAGAAGCATTGTTGCGTCGCCAACGCGCATTTGCTGAGACACCGGGATTGATTGCAGATGGTCGCGATATGGGAACTGTTGTATTCCCAACAACACCGGCGAAACTTTTTTTAACTGCTACGGCAGAGGAAAGAGCGCAAAGACGCTATAATCAGTTGCAGGACAATGGCTTCGATGTTAAAATTGATCAACTTTTGTCTGAGATAAAAGAGCGAGACGACCGCGATATGAATCGTAGCGTCGCACCTTTGGTTCCTGCCGAGGACGCACTTATTATCGATACGACTGATATTTCTATAGAAGATGTGTTAGACATGGCGCTAACGCATATTCATAAAAGTTTTCGAGTACCTGCGTAA
- the rpsA gene encoding 30S ribosomal protein S1: MTESFADLFEQSLETLEFRPGSIVTGVVVRIENGTVLVDAGLKSESPIPAEEFKNANGELEISVGDTVHVALDSVEDGFGETQLSREKAKRHEAWIVLEKAYEDAETVIGVINGKVKGGFTVELNGIRAFLPGSLVDVRPVRDTAHLENKELEFKVIKLDQKRNNVVVSRRAVIESESSAERDALLENLQEGQSVKGIVKNLTDYGAFVDLGGVDGLLHITDMAWKRVKHPSEIVNVGDEINVKVLKYDRERTRVSLGLKQLGEDPWLEISKRYPENTRLTGRVTNLTDYGCFVEIEEGVEGLVHVSEMDWTNKNIHPSKVVNLGDEVEVLVLDIDEERRRISLGLKQCKVNPWDDFAERFNKGDKVSGKIKSITDFGIFIGLDGGIDGLVHLSDISWNGTGEDAVAEFKKGDEIHAVVLSVDPERERISLGVKQTEDDPFNAYLADKKKGVVVHGVVTAVDAKGVTIELAETVEGYLRVSDISRERIEDASTVYSVGDKVESKFMGVDRKNRTISLSIRAKDEAEEKEAMASLNKQEDDVMSSAMAEAFKAARK; this comes from the coding sequence ATGACTGAATCTTTTGCTGATCTATTTGAACAATCCCTTGAAACTTTGGAGTTCCGTCCAGGTTCTATCGTAACTGGTGTAGTTGTACGCATCGAAAACGGTACTGTACTTGTTGACGCAGGTCTTAAGTCTGAAAGCCCAATCCCAGCTGAAGAATTCAAGAACGCCAATGGCGAACTTGAAATTTCTGTTGGCGATACCGTGCACGTTGCTCTCGACTCTGTTGAAGATGGCTTTGGTGAGACTCAATTGTCTCGCGAAAAAGCTAAGCGTCACGAAGCTTGGATCGTTCTAGAAAAAGCGTACGAAGATGCTGAAACTGTAATCGGTGTCATCAATGGTAAGGTTAAAGGCGGTTTCACTGTTGAATTAAACGGTATCCGTGCATTCCTACCAGGTTCTCTAGTTGACGTTCGCCCAGTTCGCGATACAGCTCACCTAGAAAACAAAGAATTAGAATTCAAAGTTATCAAGCTTGACCAGAAGCGCAACAACGTTGTTGTTTCTCGTCGTGCAGTTATCGAATCTGAAAGCAGCGCAGAGCGTGATGCTCTTCTTGAGAACCTTCAAGAAGGTCAATCAGTTAAAGGTATCGTTAAGAACCTTACTGACTACGGTGCATTCGTTGATCTTGGCGGTGTTGATGGTCTTCTACATATCACTGATATGGCTTGGAAGCGTGTTAAGCATCCATCAGAAATCGTTAATGTTGGTGACGAAATCAACGTTAAAGTTCTTAAGTACGACCGTGAGCGCACACGTGTATCACTAGGTCTTAAGCAACTTGGCGAAGATCCATGGTTAGAAATCAGCAAACGCTACCCAGAAAACACACGTTTGACTGGTCGCGTAACTAACCTAACAGACTACGGTTGTTTCGTTGAAATTGAAGAAGGCGTTGAAGGTCTTGTTCACGTTTCTGAAATGGATTGGACTAACAAGAACATCCACCCATCAAAGGTTGTTAACCTAGGTGATGAAGTTGAAGTTCTAGTTCTTGACATCGATGAAGAGCGTCGTCGTATTTCTCTAGGTCTTAAGCAATGTAAAGTTAACCCATGGGATGACTTCGCAGAGCGCTTCAATAAAGGCGACAAGGTTTCTGGTAAGATCAAGTCAATCACTGACTTCGGTATCTTCATCGGTCTTGACGGCGGCATCGACGGTCTAGTTCACCTTTCTGATATTTCTTGGAATGGTACTGGCGAAGACGCAGTTGCTGAATTTAAGAAAGGCGACGAAATCCACGCAGTGGTACTTTCTGTTGACCCAGAACGCGAGCGTATCAGCTTAGGCGTTAAGCAAACTGAAGACGATCCATTCAATGCATACCTTGCTGATAAGAAGAAAGGTGTTGTTGTACATGGTGTTGTTACAGCAGTTGACGCAAAAGGTGTTACAATTGAACTAGCTGAGACTGTTGAAGGTTACCTTCGCGTTTCAGATATCTCTCGTGAACGTATCGAAGATGCATCAACAGTTTACTCTGTAGGTGACAAAGTCGAGTCTAAGTTCATGGGTGTGGATCGTAAGAACCGCACTATCAGCCTTTCTATCCGTGCTAAGGATGAAGCTGAAGAGAAAGAAGCAATGGCTAGCTTGAACAAGCAAGAAGATGACGTCATGAGCAGTGCTATGGCTGAAGCGTTCAAAGCAGCTCGTAAATAA
- the ihfB gene encoding integration host factor subunit beta, whose amino-acid sequence MTKSELIEKLATRQSQLSAKEVESAIKEMLEQMAETLEGGDRIEIRGFGSFSLHYRAPRTGRNPKTGTSVDLEGKYVPHFKPGKELRERVDALNA is encoded by the coding sequence ATGACAAAATCCGAACTGATCGAAAAACTTGCCACTAGGCAGTCGCAGCTGTCTGCGAAAGAAGTGGAAAGTGCTATTAAAGAGATGTTAGAGCAAATGGCCGAGACATTGGAAGGTGGAGATCGCATAGAAATCCGCGGCTTTGGTAGTTTCTCGCTTCATTATCGTGCACCGCGCACTGGCCGTAATCCTAAGACTGGAACATCAGTTGATTTGGAAGGCAAGTACGTACCGCACTTTAAGCCAGGCAAAGAACTGCGCGAACGTGTTGACGCGCTCAACGCGTAA
- a CDS encoding LapA family protein — protein MKSFIIAVLVAAFFFIALIFGARNEQVVTISYFVAQGEFRLPVVLAFVFLSGFLVSWIFAMYHIAGLKFSIRRLKKQLAASANPNDTKTSDNSTAVIESAAKEVDA, from the coding sequence GTGAAGTCATTCATCATTGCCGTTTTAGTTGCCGCCTTTTTTTTCATAGCGCTTATTTTTGGCGCTCGGAACGAACAAGTCGTCACCATCAGTTACTTTGTTGCTCAGGGTGAATTTAGGTTGCCAGTCGTGCTTGCGTTTGTATTTCTATCTGGATTTTTAGTGAGCTGGATATTTGCGATGTATCATATTGCAGGTCTTAAGTTTTCAATTAGACGTTTAAAAAAACAGTTGGCAGCATCAGCTAATCCAAACGATACTAAGACATCGGATAATAGCACTGCTGTTATTGAAAGCGCAGCAAAGGAAGTAGACGCTTAA
- the lapB gene encoding lipopolysaccharide assembly protein LapB gives MLEILFLLLPIAAGYGWYMGRRSVRQKQSNQREQLSRDYFTGLNFLLSNESDKAVDLFISMLDVDDDTIDTHLSLGSLFRKRGEVDRSIRIHQNLIARPSLTTEQRDIAMMELGKDYLAAGFYDRAEEIFINLVNQDDHSEESETHLIAIYQVTKDWQKAIDIIKKLKRKRQQVLKHDSAHFYCELAAETDDDAVKLKRLHAAIKLDASCGRALLTLAELHLKLEDFKACKQSIEKLLSSNIDLFPDCLTIAKQVYLLTDDSIGYQELLREAIEKGAGASIAVTLAQHMISQGNEQDAEKLILEGLIRHPTMKSFQHLMKMHVKQAEDGQAKKSLSMLEQLVEQQIKFRPGYRCSECGFPSHRLYWHCPSCKNWGSIKRVRGLDGE, from the coding sequence ATGTTAGAAATCCTCTTTCTGCTTCTTCCTATCGCCGCCGGTTATGGTTGGTATATGGGGCGCAGAAGTGTCAGGCAAAAGCAGAGTAATCAGAGAGAACAGCTGAGTCGTGATTATTTCACCGGCTTAAACTTTTTACTGTCTAATGAGTCTGATAAAGCCGTTGATCTGTTTATATCTATGCTAGATGTCGATGACGACACCATAGATACTCACCTTTCGTTGGGCTCCCTGTTTAGAAAACGCGGCGAAGTCGACCGCTCCATCAGAATTCATCAAAACCTTATCGCAAGACCTAGCTTAACCACAGAGCAAAGAGATATTGCGATGATGGAGTTGGGTAAAGATTATTTAGCCGCCGGCTTTTATGATCGCGCTGAAGAAATTTTTATTAACCTTGTAAACCAAGACGATCATAGCGAAGAGTCAGAAACTCATCTTATTGCCATTTACCAAGTGACTAAAGATTGGCAAAAGGCTATCGACATTATTAAAAAGCTTAAGCGTAAACGCCAGCAAGTATTAAAGCATGACAGTGCTCATTTTTATTGTGAATTGGCCGCTGAAACGGATGATGATGCCGTTAAACTTAAGCGTTTACATGCGGCGATTAAGCTTGATGCTAGTTGCGGAAGAGCCTTACTGACACTCGCTGAACTTCACTTAAAATTAGAAGATTTTAAAGCGTGTAAGCAATCGATAGAGAAATTGCTTAGCAGCAACATTGACCTGTTTCCTGATTGTTTAACGATTGCTAAGCAGGTTTATTTACTGACTGATGACAGTATTGGGTATCAAGAGCTCCTAAGAGAAGCTATCGAGAAGGGCGCTGGCGCCAGTATTGCGGTGACATTAGCGCAGCATATGATATCTCAAGGTAATGAACAGGATGCAGAGAAACTCATTCTAGAAGGCTTAATTCGACATCCAACAATGAAGAGCTTTCAACATTTAATGAAAATGCACGTCAAACAGGCTGAAGATGGTCAAGCAAAAAAGAGCTTATCGATGCTTGAGCAACTTGTTGAACAGCAAATAAAATTTCGGCCTGGATACCGCTGCAGTGAATGTGGTTTCCCATCCCATCGACTGTATTGGCACTGTCCCTCTTGTAAAAATTGGGGAAGTATAAAAAGAGTTCGAGGGTTAGACGGAGAGTAA
- the pyrF gene encoding orotidine-5'-phosphate decarboxylase: MTNKPILVALDYDNRNDALQLIDKLDPDMCRLKIGKEMFTLFGPQIVNDIHSRGFDLFLDLKFHDIPNTVAKAVTAAAELGVWMTNVHASGGLAMMEAAKRALETYGDKAPLLIAVTVLTSMSDEELKLLGINVPASEHVLRLAALTQRAGLDGVVCSAHESSLLKAKFGQEFKLITPGIRPVGSDKGDQHRVMTPPQALAAGSDYLVIGRPITKAADPLKALHDIHQSIA, from the coding sequence ATGACAAACAAACCTATTTTGGTTGCCTTAGATTACGATAATAGAAATGATGCTTTGCAGCTAATAGATAAGCTCGATCCTGATATGTGCCGACTTAAGATTGGCAAAGAAATGTTTACTTTGTTCGGCCCACAAATCGTTAATGATATTCATAGCCGCGGCTTTGATCTCTTTCTAGATTTGAAGTTTCACGATATCCCCAACACGGTAGCAAAAGCCGTTACAGCGGCAGCTGAACTGGGTGTGTGGATGACCAATGTGCATGCCTCCGGTGGCCTTGCCATGATGGAAGCCGCTAAGCGTGCACTTGAGACTTATGGTGATAAAGCACCGCTGTTAATCGCTGTAACTGTATTAACCTCAATGAGTGATGAAGAGCTTAAATTGCTAGGCATTAACGTCCCGGCTTCGGAACATGTATTACGCTTGGCAGCTTTAACTCAAAGAGCCGGGCTCGACGGCGTGGTCTGTTCTGCGCACGAATCTAGCTTATTAAAAGCAAAGTTTGGCCAAGAGTTTAAGCTCATCACTCCAGGGATTAGACCTGTCGGTAGCGACAAAGGCGACCAACATCGTGTCATGACGCCACCACAAGCATTGGCAGCCGGTTCAGATTATTTAGTGATAGGTCGACCAATCACTAAAGCTGCTGATCCGTTAAAAGCATTGCATGATATTCATCAGTCAATAGCATAA
- a CDS encoding SDR family oxidoreductase produces MFNYQGKNVVVVGGTSGINLGIALSFAKAGANVAVASRSKDKVDAAVAKLSATNPQGHHIGACFDVRDVDALSLGFDYIRASYSVIDVLVSGAAGNFPASAEKLSENGFKSVMDIDLLGSFQVLKQALPLMAEHGGAIIQISAPQAFVPMAMQVHVCAAKAGVDMLTKTLAIEWGNKGIRINSIVPGPIAGTEGFNRLAPTEELQNHVAKGVPLRRNGRCEDIANAALFLASDMASYITGAVLPVDGGWSLGGAGAAMAEIGQLAKQK; encoded by the coding sequence ATGTTTAATTACCAAGGAAAAAACGTTGTTGTCGTCGGTGGCACCAGTGGCATTAATTTAGGTATAGCGCTTAGTTTTGCAAAAGCAGGGGCTAACGTGGCGGTGGCTAGCCGCAGCAAAGACAAGGTCGATGCCGCAGTCGCCAAATTATCAGCGACAAATCCTCAAGGTCACCATATTGGAGCTTGCTTCGATGTACGAGATGTAGACGCATTATCCTTAGGTTTTGATTATATTCGCGCTTCTTATAGCGTTATTGACGTGCTTGTCAGTGGCGCTGCGGGTAACTTTCCGGCCTCGGCCGAAAAGTTATCAGAAAATGGCTTTAAGTCAGTGATGGATATTGATTTACTGGGTAGTTTTCAAGTATTAAAGCAAGCTTTACCTTTGATGGCAGAACATGGTGGCGCCATCATTCAGATCTCAGCGCCGCAAGCTTTTGTCCCTATGGCAATGCAAGTCCATGTTTGTGCTGCAAAAGCGGGTGTAGATATGCTGACTAAAACGTTAGCCATTGAGTGGGGCAATAAAGGCATTAGAATAAACTCAATTGTGCCGGGCCCCATCGCAGGCACAGAAGGCTTTAATCGATTAGCACCAACAGAAGAATTACAAAATCATGTCGCTAAAGGTGTTCCTTTAAGGCGCAATGGTCGTTGTGAAGATATCGCCAACGCAGCACTGTTTTTAGCCTCTGATATGGCGTCTTACATTACAGGCGCTGTATTGCCGGTAGACGGTGGCTGGTCACTCGGTGGTGCTGGCGCGGCGATGGCCGAAATCGGTCAATTAGCGAAACAAAAATAA
- a CDS encoding DUF2058 domain-containing protein: MANPFQEQLLKAGLVSKQKVRDTKTQKRRDKKAKVDDGSDELKQEIAAKKLAQIEKDKQLNEKRFAEASEKGLVRGLVTEFKKLAITPSRSAEIKFNYTFDKKIFSLYVDDKLQAQLLNGRLGIIRHEDVSYLAPHKLVERVNLLVPAWIGYLWTQEDNVTAVEADDPYADYVIPDDLMW; this comes from the coding sequence ATGGCAAATCCTTTTCAGGAACAGCTACTTAAGGCTGGTTTGGTTAGCAAGCAGAAAGTAAGAGATACAAAAACTCAAAAACGTCGTGATAAAAAAGCAAAAGTCGATGATGGCAGCGACGAGCTCAAACAAGAGATCGCTGCTAAGAAGCTAGCGCAAATTGAAAAAGATAAGCAATTAAACGAAAAACGTTTTGCAGAAGCCTCTGAAAAAGGGCTTGTGCGTGGTTTAGTGACCGAATTTAAGAAACTTGCTATCACACCATCTAGATCGGCAGAGATTAAATTCAACTACACTTTTGATAAAAAGATTTTCTCTCTTTATGTTGATGATAAGCTCCAAGCGCAGCTATTAAATGGACGCCTTGGCATTATCAGACATGAAGATGTGAGTTATTTGGCGCCGCATAAGCTCGTTGAGCGAGTCAATCTATTAGTGCCAGCTTGGATTGGTTACTTATGGACTCAAGAAGATAATGTTACTGCGGTAGAAGCGGATGATCCTTACGCTGACTACGTTATTCCAGACGACCTGATGTGGTAA
- a CDS encoding acyl-CoA dehydrogenase family protein, with protein sequence MNPYNAPLAEMRFLLEKVFNAPKTWASMPAMAESVDMDTAAAILDEADKISRELIHPINRSGDEQGVRHEGDKVITPDGYKAVYNQYAEGGWVGLCGDPELGGMGMPKMLGVLVDEMAYSACNAFTLYGSLTAGAALAIHAHGTEAIKAQYLPMMYSGEWAGAMDMTEPQAGSDLRNIRTKAVPNKEGSYNITGSKIFITGGDHDLTENVIHLVLAKLPNTNGISLFLVPKIKVDADNNLGDANGVTVGSIEHKMGLKGSATCVMNFDDAEGYLIGKPNRGLVCMFTMMNYERLAIGIQGLGTSQAAYQMASEYAKERVQGVAAGGSPTGATSDPILVHGDVRRMLLTVRTLTEAGRALSVYTGQQLDLAKFSDNADEKAKASRYVGLLTPVSKAFLSDRGLDAAIMAQQVFGGHGYIRETGIEQLVRDTRIAQIYEGTNGIQAIDFLGRKVTGDNLKALTEFVAEQTANIDQFEHVSGADKARVLGLFEKLLVIGREVNEHKLTQPALINACAVDYLDAFGYSLYGYFWLAMADAANDHEDNNFKVQKQHLSRFYFDKLLAKADYHLSQVATGDASIMDIDESLF encoded by the coding sequence ATGAACCCATATAACGCGCCATTAGCTGAGATGCGCTTTCTGCTAGAAAAAGTATTTAATGCCCCTAAAACATGGGCTTCTATGCCTGCAATGGCCGAGTCTGTAGATATGGATACGGCGGCAGCGATTTTAGATGAAGCAGACAAGATCAGCCGTGAACTTATCCATCCTATTAACCGCAGCGGCGATGAGCAAGGTGTTCGTCACGAAGGTGATAAGGTGATCACACCTGATGGTTATAAAGCGGTATACAACCAGTATGCAGAAGGTGGCTGGGTGGGTCTATGTGGCGATCCAGAGCTTGGTGGCATGGGTATGCCAAAAATGCTTGGCGTGCTCGTTGATGAAATGGCTTATAGCGCGTGTAATGCTTTTACCCTATATGGTTCGTTAACCGCTGGCGCCGCATTGGCGATTCATGCGCATGGTACTGAAGCGATCAAAGCCCAATATTTGCCGATGATGTACAGCGGAGAGTGGGCTGGGGCGATGGATATGACAGAGCCTCAGGCGGGTTCTGATCTGCGTAATATACGCACCAAAGCCGTCCCCAACAAAGAGGGTAGTTACAACATCACCGGTAGCAAAATATTTATTACTGGTGGCGATCATGATTTAACTGAAAATGTGATTCACTTGGTATTAGCAAAATTGCCTAACACCAATGGTATTTCGCTATTTTTGGTGCCTAAAATAAAGGTTGATGCCGACAATAATCTGGGTGATGCCAATGGTGTTACCGTGGGGTCTATTGAACACAAAATGGGCCTTAAAGGCTCGGCAACTTGTGTGATGAATTTTGACGATGCTGAAGGTTATTTGATTGGTAAGCCAAACCGTGGATTAGTGTGCATGTTCACCATGATGAATTATGAGCGACTCGCCATTGGTATTCAAGGGCTGGGCACGTCACAAGCGGCTTATCAAATGGCGTCTGAATATGCAAAAGAGCGTGTTCAAGGTGTTGCTGCCGGCGGTTCACCTACGGGCGCAACAAGCGACCCCATCTTAGTGCATGGCGATGTCAGACGCATGCTCCTCACTGTCCGTACGTTAACGGAAGCTGGGCGAGCGTTATCTGTTTATACTGGACAGCAATTAGATTTAGCGAAATTTTCCGATAACGCAGACGAAAAAGCGAAAGCGAGTCGCTATGTTGGCTTACTCACTCCGGTTTCAAAAGCTTTCTTAAGCGATCGCGGTTTGGATGCCGCGATTATGGCGCAACAAGTGTTTGGTGGTCATGGTTATATTCGTGAAACGGGTATAGAACAACTGGTACGTGATACCCGTATTGCACAGATTTATGAAGGCACCAATGGCATTCAAGCTATTGATTTCTTGGGGCGTAAGGTCACTGGAGACAATCTTAAAGCGTTGACCGAATTCGTTGCAGAACAGACTGCCAATATTGACCAATTTGAGCATGTATCGGGTGCTGATAAAGCCAGAGTATTAGGCTTATTTGAGAAGCTATTAGTCATTGGTCGTGAAGTGAATGAACATAAACTTACCCAGCCTGCATTAATTAATGCGTGTGCCGTTGATTACCTAGATGCGTTTGGATATAGCTTGTATGGTTATTTTTGGCTGGCGATGGCAGATGCAGCAAATGACCATGAAGACAATAACTTCAAGGTGCAAAAGCAGCATTTAAGCCGTTTCTATTTCGACAAATTGTTAGCAAAAGCAGATTATCATTTGTCTCAAGTTGCAACAGGCGACGCTTCAATAATGGATATTGATGAATCACTTTTCTAA
- the dacB gene encoding D-alanyl-D-alanine carboxypeptidase/D-alanyl-D-alanine endopeptidase, whose translation MILRNIISTALLMTLASTGIAAELKLVSPPRTTLTALTVIATNPSGVTQRQNADKLFIPASTMKLLTAVSATAALGKDFRYHTNIYADNPIQDGQIEGDVYLSFTGDPTLTTEDIQALLDQLKQQGLKHITGNLYLVGEQYEIQHAPGRVWDDLGICYAAPVSSYVLNKNCIQAQFKPRLADNAGVVELSKNEPVVIVSRATFDKSGQRAICNLTLARFEKNQYRLDGCYPGNKALKLSVAITDPGLYAIDKLTQSINYNGISINGSITLTQQHAANALLVAQHQSEPLSSLITTMLLKSDNLIADSLLKRMGQYLFGSSGTFANGSAAMTQILSEQGVDLSSANIVDGSGLSRYNLLSANQLAQVLALIQQNEHYKYIIDALPVAGITGTLKYRHGYAQAPLKGQIVAKTGSMLGVVNIAGFIKQNDALPSIVVILQNGVSPTPVKANVPTYDVSILKQLVNNANH comes from the coding sequence TTGATACTTCGGAATATCATTTCTACAGCGCTCTTGATGACCCTAGCCAGCACAGGGATTGCCGCTGAACTCAAGCTTGTATCCCCACCGCGCACCACACTCACAGCATTAACCGTTATCGCGACGAATCCAAGTGGCGTAACCCAGCGTCAAAATGCCGATAAATTATTTATCCCCGCAAGCACGATGAAATTGCTCACAGCGGTGTCCGCTACTGCGGCACTCGGCAAGGACTTTCGTTACCACACTAACATATACGCTGATAACCCTATCCAAGATGGTCAAATTGAAGGCGATGTCTATCTCTCTTTTACCGGTGACCCCACTCTGACAACTGAAGATATTCAAGCGTTATTGGACCAACTTAAACAACAAGGCTTAAAACACATTACAGGTAACCTTTATCTTGTAGGCGAACAATACGAGATCCAACATGCTCCGGGCCGAGTATGGGACGATTTAGGGATCTGTTATGCCGCACCAGTATCAAGTTATGTACTCAATAAAAACTGTATACAAGCTCAGTTTAAGCCAAGACTGGCAGACAATGCGGGTGTGGTTGAACTGTCAAAAAATGAACCTGTAGTGATTGTAAGCCGCGCTACATTTGATAAAAGTGGTCAGCGGGCGATTTGCAATTTAACGCTGGCAAGATTTGAGAAAAACCAATATCGCTTAGACGGTTGTTATCCAGGAAATAAAGCCTTGAAGTTATCTGTCGCCATTACAGACCCAGGCCTTTACGCAATAGATAAACTGACTCAAAGCATTAACTACAACGGCATTAGTATTAACGGCAGTATTACCTTAACTCAGCAGCACGCTGCTAATGCTCTGTTAGTCGCTCAGCATCAATCAGAGCCCTTATCTAGTTTAATAACAACCATGCTATTAAAGTCTGATAATTTAATAGCAGACAGCCTCTTAAAACGCATGGGGCAGTATCTATTTGGATCCTCTGGAACATTTGCCAATGGTAGCGCTGCAATGACACAGATATTATCTGAGCAAGGTGTTGACTTAAGCAGTGCCAATATTGTTGATGGTTCAGGTTTATCTCGTTATAACTTACTCAGCGCCAACCAGTTAGCTCAGGTTTTAGCACTCATACAACAAAACGAACACTACAAATACATCATTGATGCACTTCCTGTTGCAGGCATCACAGGCACGCTGAAATATCGTCATGGCTACGCTCAAGCCCCCCTAAAAGGCCAGATAGTGGCCAAAACAGGTTCTATGCTGGGCGTGGTGAATATTGCAGGATTTATAAAACAAAATGATGCTTTGCCGTCTATTGTGGTTATTTTGCAAAACGGCGTCAGTCCGACACCCGTTAAGGCCAATGTCCCCACTTATGATGTCTCTATCTTAAAACAGCTTGTTAATAACGCTAATCACTAG
- a CDS encoding DUF1904 family protein, with amino-acid sequence MPHIKVYGMPESVVANLSDQLIEVLAEICQVNAESFIIDCISSQSYRRGQCVNDTAQVEVLWFPKDPETHHRAEKVIREAVIRAYPGLKHTIVMFRELTPSTYYKDGTHY; translated from the coding sequence ATGCCACATATTAAAGTGTATGGAATGCCAGAAAGCGTCGTTGCTAACTTAAGTGACCAGCTGATTGAGGTTCTTGCTGAAATTTGTCAGGTAAATGCAGAATCATTCATTATCGATTGTATTAGTAGTCAGAGTTATAGACGCGGACAATGCGTCAACGATACAGCGCAAGTCGAAGTGCTATGGTTCCCTAAAGATCCCGAAACACACCATCGTGCAGAAAAGGTGATCCGTGAAGCCGTTATACGTGCTTATCCTGGACTTAAACATACCATTGTTATGTTTAGAGAGTTAACACCTAGCACCTATTATAAAGATGGTACGCATTATTAA